The proteins below are encoded in one region of Sporosarcina sp. FSL K6-1508:
- a CDS encoding HK97 family phage prohead protease — protein sequence MTKKQKMQRDLSFDIRALDDEKRNFELSFSSEEAYQRWFGSEILSHEPNAVDLSRLNEIGVLLYNHNRDKVLGRIDKAWVKDNRAYATVTFDDDEEADVIYQKTKSGTLRAVSVGYTVDSWEEVAAGKKSSDGRHAGPCSVALKWQPYEISIVSVPADATVGVGREMEHEPEVFEKGDYSYYERQILLNKNLGGIII from the coding sequence ATGACGAAAAAACAGAAGATGCAACGTGATTTGTCGTTCGATATTCGCGCTTTGGATGACGAAAAGCGAAACTTTGAGTTGTCTTTTTCATCCGAAGAAGCATATCAACGATGGTTTGGCTCTGAAATATTGTCACATGAGCCGAATGCGGTCGATTTAAGCCGTCTAAACGAAATCGGAGTCCTTTTATACAACCATAATCGGGATAAGGTGCTAGGGCGAATAGACAAGGCTTGGGTGAAAGATAATCGAGCATATGCGACTGTTACTTTTGATGATGATGAAGAGGCGGATGTCATTTATCAAAAAACGAAGTCTGGTACTCTGCGTGCCGTTTCCGTAGGTTATACAGTAGATTCGTGGGAAGAAGTAGCCGCGGGGAAAAAGTCTTCAGACGGACGACACGCAGGACCTTGCAGCGTGGCTTTAAAGTGGCAACCTTATGAGATTAGCATTGTTTCGGTTCCGGCGGATGCGACGGTAGGGGTAGGACGCGAAATGGAGCATGAACCGGAAGTGTTTGAAAAGGGAGATTACTCGTATTACGAAAGACAAATTTTATTAAATAAAAACCTTGGAGGTATCATCATATGA